From the genome of Sphingopyxis sp. DBS4:
TTCGGCACACTCGAGGATCATCCGGTGATCGGCAGCGATCCCGAGAATCCGGGACTCGTCCAGATCTACAAGGACGAAAACTCGCCGCCCGACTATTATGAGAATAGCTGGCATTGCGACGCGACGTGGCGCGATGCGCCGCCGCTCGGCGCAGTGCTGCGCTGCGTGACCTGCCCGCCGGTCGGCGGCGACACGATGTGGGCGAATATGGCGAAAGCCTATGCCGACCTCTCCGATCATGTGAAAGAGATCATCGCGCCCCTGAAGGCGCGCCACTCGATCGAAGCCAGCTTCGGCGCGCGGATGAGCGAGGAGCAGCGCCACGCGCTCAAGGCGCGCTTTCCCGATGCCGAGCATCCGGTCGTTCGCACCCATCCCGAAACGGGCGAGAAGATATTGTTCGTCAACGGCTTCACGACCCATTTCACCAATTTCCACACCGCCGACAATGTCCGCTACGGCCAGGATTATGCGCCGGGGGCGAGCCAGCTCCTGAGCTTTCTGATCGGACGCGCCGCGATCCCCGAATATCAGGTGCGCTGGCGCTGGCAGCCGAACAGCGTGGCGATCTGGGATAACCGGTCGACCCAGCATTACGCCGTGATGGATTACCCGCCGACGATCCGCCGCATGGAACGCGCCGGCATCGTCGGCGACCGCCCTTACTGAGATCGTTCAAGGAGAGAGAAGATGCAGTTTCTCGACGACAGCCTGCTTCCCGAAACGCAGGACAAATTGGTCATTACCGTCGCGCCCTATGGCCCCGAATGGCACCCCGACGACTTCCCCGAGGATATTCCGCTCACCATGGAAGAGCATATCCAGAAGGCGGTCGACTGTTACAACGCCGGCGCGACGGTACTCCACCTCCACGTCCGCGAAGAGGATGGTTCGGGGTGCAAGCGCCTGTCGAAGTTCAACGAGCTGATCGCCGGGGTGCGCGAGCGGGTGCCCGACATGATCATCCAGGTCGGCGGCTCGATCTCCTTCGCGCCCGAAAGCGAGGAGGAAGGCGCCGAGGCGAAATGGCTGTCGGACGAGGTCCGCCACATGCTCGCCGACCTCAAGCCCGCGCCCGACCAGGTGACGATCGCGGTCAACACGACCCAGATGAACATCATGGATCTGATGACCGACGAGGAATATGGCCAGACCTCGCTCGCCAATCCCGCGCTGTATCAGGCCTATCGCGAGATGGTGGTGCCCGCGGGGCCGCAATGGGTCGAGGAGCATCTCCGCCGGCTGACCGCGGCCGGCATCCAGCCGCATTTCCAGCTCACCTGCATGCCCGACATGGAAACGGTCGAGCGGCTCGTGCGCCGCGGGCTTTACAAGGGGCCGCTCAACCTGACCTGGGTCGGCATCGGCGGCGGCTTCGACGGGCCGAACCCCAATAATTTCATGGAATTCATCCGCCGCGCGCCCGACGGATCGACGGTGACGCTCGAATCGCTGATGCGCCATGTCTTGCCGGTCAATGTCATGGCGATGTGCCTTGGCCAGCATGTCCGCTGCGGCATCGAGGACACGCTCTACGACCAGCACGGCAACAAGATGACCTCGGTCCAGGGAATCGAACAGATCGTGCGGATCGCCAGGGAACTCGGCCGCGAGGTCGCGACCGCGAAGGAAGCGCGCGAAATCTACAAGATCGGCGTGCAATATAATTCGGTCGAGGAAACGCTCGCCAAGCTGGGCATGGCGCCCAACCGCCAGCCCGGCCAGCGCGCGCTGCCGCTGCGCTACGCGGCCTGAGGCGGGAGCGCGGCAATGGCTTTCGGCGGCGAGACGACGATCCTCTTCGTTCCCGGCCTTCGGGATCATGTCGAGGATCATTGGCAGACCCATGCGGCGCAGGCGATCCCCGGCGCGGCGACGGTCGCGCCGCTCGCCGCCGACCGCCTCAGCCGCGCGGGGCAAGTGGCGGGGCTCGACGCCGCGCTCCGCGCCATCGACGGCGAGGTCGTGATCGTCGCGCATAGCGCCGGGTGCCTGACGACGGTGCATTGGGCGCTCGCGCCGACGCGCACGATCCGCGCGGCGCTGCTCGTCACGCCCGCCGATATCGAGACCCCGTTGCCTGCGGGCTATCCCGAGCCGGCGGCGTTGAAGGCCGGCGGCTGGCTGCCGATCCCCAAGAAGCCCCTGCCCTTTCCGGCGATGGTCGTCGCGAGCCGCAACGATCCGCTCGCCGCCTTCGATCGCGTCGCGGGCTTCGCTGATGCGTGGGGCGCGGCGCTGCACGACGCGGGCGATGTCGGCCACCTCAATCCGGCGGCGGGCTATGGCCCGTGGCCCGCATTGACCGGGATGCTGGGTCGCCTCGCCGATCACGCCCGGAGCGCGGCGCTGTGAGCGCGACCCCGGTCAGCGACGCGATGCGCGCGGGTGGCCAGTGGAACGCCGCGTGGGACGAGATGGCGGCGCTCGACCCCGAGTGGCTCGAAACCTTTCTCGCCGCGGGCACCTTGCCGCTGCGGCGCGGGGTGCTCGATCCCAAGATTTACGAGTTTCTGGCGATCGCGGTCGATGCTTCCTGCACCCACATGTATGCGCCGGGCACAAGGCGCCACATCGCCGCCGCGCTCGACAAGGGCGCGACGCCCGAGGAAGTGATGGCGGTGCTGGAGGCGGTCGCGGTGCTCGGCCTCCATTCGGTGGCACTCGGCGCGCCGATGCTGGTCGAGGAAATGCAAGCGCGCGGCCTGACGGTCGGCGGCGGAGCGGACTGACATGCGCCCGCCCGCCCATCCTCGACGCAAGCAAGGGAGGCGGCAATGGCGGTAATGGCACCGGCAACGAGCCCCGGCATCGCGGCGAACGGCCCGCGCGACACGACCTTCTATGGCTGGATCGTCTTTGCGCTGAGCTTCGGACTCCTCATTTCCGATTATATGGCGCGGCAGGTGCTGAACGCGGTCTTCCCGTTGCTCAAGGCCGAATGGGCGCTGAGCGACGCGAAGCTTGGGCTCTTGTCGGGGGTCGTCGCGCTGATGGTCGGCTGCCTGACCTTTCCGCTGTCGCTCGCCGCCGATCGCTGGGGCCGGGTCCGCAGCCTTGCGCTGATGGCGGCGCTGTGGAGCTTCGCCACGCTGTTCTGCGCGATCGCCGCCAGCTATTCGCAGATGCTGATCGGCCGGGTGATGGTCGGGGTCGGCGAGGCCGCCTATGGCAGCGTCGGCATCGCGGTGGTGATCAGCGTCTTTCCGCAGCGGCTGCGCGCGACGCTGTCGGCGGCCTTCATGGCTGGCGGGCTGTTCGGGCAGGTGCTCGGCGTCGCGATCGGCGGAGAGATTGCCGCGAGCTTCGGCTGGCGCACCGCCTTTGCCGTCATCGGCATCGGAGGGCTGGCGCTCGCGATCCTCTATCCGATCGTCGTGCGCGAAAAGCGGATCGCCGCGATTGCCGGGCCCATGGAAACACGGTCGCAATCGAACGCGCCGCTGCGCGCGCTGTTCGCGAACCGCAGCGTACGGCTCGCCTACCTCGCGAGCGGGGTCCAGCTTTTCGCCGCGGGCGCCCTGCCCGCCTGGCTGCCGAGCTATTTCAACCGTTACTATGCGATGCCGGTCGATGCGGCGGGGCGGATGGCGGCGATCTTCCTGCTGATCTGCGGCTGCGGCATGGTGCTGTGCGGCATCGCGAGCGATCGCGCGGCGCAGGGCCGACCCGACCGCAAGATATTGCTCGCATCGGGCTATGGCTTCGGCAGCGCGGTCGCGCTCAGCCTCGCGCTGCTGTTGCCGCCGGGGCTGCCGCAACTCGTCCTGCTCGGCATCGCGATGTTCCTCGTCGCCGGGACGACCGGACCGGCGGGCGCGATGGTCGCCAACCTGACCCCCGCCGCGCTCCATGGCTCGGCCTTTGCGACGCTGACCCTCGCGCACAATCTGCTCGGGCTCGCGCCGGGGCCGATCGCGACCGGGCGCATCGCCGATGCGGTCGGGCTGCTCGACGCGCTGCGCGTCCTGCCCGCCGCCGCCGTCATCGCCGCGCTGCTCTTTCTCGCGGCGCGGCGAAGCTATCTCGCCGACCTCGCAGCCGTCGCGCGGCAATCCTAGGACACTCCGTCACGACGTCTACCGCCGCGCGCCGCTGCTCCCGGCGGCGCGCCTCGCCGTCGCGCGCGCCGTCGCGCCAGCGTGGCGTGCATTGCAAAAATCCTGTCGTGAAATGTGAAATATCGCCCTGAGCGCCTCGATAGCCTCCGGCCAAACACAATGACGAATCACCTTGGGAGGGACGTATGAAGACGATTGCCTACACCAGCCTTGCCGCGTTCGCCGCCGCGCTCGCGGCCACGCCCGCCGCCGCGCAGGACGCCAAATCCGCCGATGCCGCCGGCACCGACATGGGCGACGCGATCGTCGTCACGGCGCAGAAGCGCGCCGAGAATATCCAGGACGTGCCGATCTCGATCGCCGCGGTCAGCGGCGAGGCGATGGAAAGCGCCAACATCCTGACCGTCATGGACCTTGGCCGCGTCGCGACCAATTTCCAGACGGTGCGCTCGTCGAACACCGGCTCGACGCGTATCGGCATCCGCGGCGTCGGCAGCCTCGCCAACACCCTGATCGAGCCGAGCGTCGCGGTGTTCGTCGACGGCGTCTATGTCCCGCGCTCGGGCTCGATCCTCGGCGCCTTCCTCGACATCGACGGGGTCGAGGTTCTGCGCGGGCCGCAGGGCACCCTGTTCGGCCGCAACGCCAGCGTCGGCGCGCTGTCGATCCGCAGCGCGCTGCCCGAGGACGAGTTTTCGGGCGAGGTGTCGGCCGAGGCCGGCTCGTTCGACCGCTATAAATTGTCGGGTCACGTCAACGTACCGCTGGGCGAAAATGTCTCGGCGCGCATCGCGGCGATGGGGCAATGGTATGACGGGCCGTGGAAGAACCGCTATGACGGCAAGACCTATGGCGGCTCCGACGACGTTGCGGTGCGTGGCACGGTGAAGGCCGAGTTCGGCAATCTCGAATGGATCGTGCGGGGCGATTATACGCGGCTCGACGGCGACGGCGTCGTCAATTTCGATTTCGACCCCGCCTCGATCGCGCCGGCCCGCCTCGCTTTCCTGCAAGCGGCGTTCAGCGGCGGACCCGACACCAATCTGAACGACCGGGTGATGAACCAGTCGGTCGCCTCGGGCCTGCTCGACAAGAATTGGGGGGTGTCGAGCACCGCCTCGCTCGAGATCGGCGGCGGATCGACGCTGCGCCTGATCAACAGCTATCGCAAATGGACGAACGACCAACTCGACGGCGACATCATCTTCCTGCCCGTTCCGCTCGCGACGCGGCGCAGCCTGTTCGATTCGGGAAGCTGGAATCACGAACTGCAATTCATCTCGCCCGAACGCGAATGGCTGAACGGCCATTTCGACATGGTCGCGGGCGTCTATTATTTTCAGGAGAAGTTCGCGCTCGGCGAGCAGCTCAACATGGACTCGCAGTTCTGCAACGTCCTTGTCCCCGCGGGACCGGGGCGCACCGCCTGCACCGCCTATTACGCGAGCACCGGCGGCGTTGCGGCGACCGACCAGGACGTG
Proteins encoded in this window:
- a CDS encoding alpha/beta hydrolase, which encodes MAFGGETTILFVPGLRDHVEDHWQTHAAQAIPGAATVAPLAADRLSRAGQVAGLDAALRAIDGEVVIVAHSAGCLTTVHWALAPTRTIRAALLVTPADIETPLPAGYPEPAALKAGGWLPIPKKPLPFPAMVVASRNDPLAAFDRVAGFADAWGAALHDAGDVGHLNPAAGYGPWPALTGMLGRLADHARSAAL
- a CDS encoding TauD/TfdA family dioxygenase; translation: MKIEKLTCHIGAEISGVDLAEAAQSDDLFGEIRAALIEHKVLFLRDQDIARADHVAFASRFGTLEDHPVIGSDPENPGLVQIYKDENSPPDYYENSWHCDATWRDAPPLGAVLRCVTCPPVGGDTMWANMAKAYADLSDHVKEIIAPLKARHSIEASFGARMSEEQRHALKARFPDAEHPVVRTHPETGEKILFVNGFTTHFTNFHTADNVRYGQDYAPGASQLLSFLIGRAAIPEYQVRWRWQPNSVAIWDNRSTQHYAVMDYPPTIRRMERAGIVGDRPY
- a CDS encoding carboxymuconolactone decarboxylase family protein, whose translation is MSATPVSDAMRAGGQWNAAWDEMAALDPEWLETFLAAGTLPLRRGVLDPKIYEFLAIAVDASCTHMYAPGTRRHIAAALDKGATPEEVMAVLEAVAVLGLHSVALGAPMLVEEMQARGLTVGGGAD
- a CDS encoding 3-keto-5-aminohexanoate cleavage protein — protein: MQFLDDSLLPETQDKLVITVAPYGPEWHPDDFPEDIPLTMEEHIQKAVDCYNAGATVLHLHVREEDGSGCKRLSKFNELIAGVRERVPDMIIQVGGSISFAPESEEEGAEAKWLSDEVRHMLADLKPAPDQVTIAVNTTQMNIMDLMTDEEYGQTSLANPALYQAYREMVVPAGPQWVEEHLRRLTAAGIQPHFQLTCMPDMETVERLVRRGLYKGPLNLTWVGIGGGFDGPNPNNFMEFIRRAPDGSTVTLESLMRHVLPVNVMAMCLGQHVRCGIEDTLYDQHGNKMTSVQGIEQIVRIARELGREVATAKEAREIYKIGVQYNSVEETLAKLGMAPNRQPGQRALPLRYAA
- a CDS encoding TonB-dependent receptor: MKTIAYTSLAAFAAALAATPAAAQDAKSADAAGTDMGDAIVVTAQKRAENIQDVPISIAAVSGEAMESANILTVMDLGRVATNFQTVRSSNTGSTRIGIRGVGSLANTLIEPSVAVFVDGVYVPRSGSILGAFLDIDGVEVLRGPQGTLFGRNASVGALSIRSALPEDEFSGEVSAEAGSFDRYKLSGHVNVPLGENVSARIAAMGQWYDGPWKNRYDGKTYGGSDDVAVRGTVKAEFGNLEWIVRGDYTRLDGDGVVNFDFDPASIAPARLAFLQAAFSGGPDTNLNDRVMNQSVASGLLDKNWGVSSTASLEIGGGSTLRLINSYRKWTNDQLDGDIIFLPVPLATRRSLFDSGSWNHELQFISPEREWLNGHFDMVAGVYYFQEKFALGEQLNMDSQFCNVLVPAGPGRTACTAYYASTGGVAATDQDVFQKVRSIAAYAQGNIYLSDALTLTLGGRWTNDRKRGSYSQLSSPFTQTIRAPEVLTYPGLSESRFTYRISLNYKPADDVMLFATHSTGYKSGGYNSGGGVPALSTFDPQGNLISTKRVFDRETVKNYEFGAKTSWLDRALTANITFFRMDIAGFQDRAFDGVSFVVRNAGNLRQQGFELDLRLAPTNRFSLSGSLAYLDSEFTDFANASGLPGLGGTQDLTGKPNSFSPAWSGNVGVDWNGDVGSSGWTWAANANVSFVSDQYVGTVNDANPQSIADGYALLGARLTLSGPDDRWSLAIFGSNLTNTHYRPLAVYQPLGAALGLNNGAFPGSTANRILANEPRTYGVSASVRF
- a CDS encoding MFS transporter, which translates into the protein MAVMAPATSPGIAANGPRDTTFYGWIVFALSFGLLISDYMARQVLNAVFPLLKAEWALSDAKLGLLSGVVALMVGCLTFPLSLAADRWGRVRSLALMAALWSFATLFCAIAASYSQMLIGRVMVGVGEAAYGSVGIAVVISVFPQRLRATLSAAFMAGGLFGQVLGVAIGGEIAASFGWRTAFAVIGIGGLALAILYPIVVREKRIAAIAGPMETRSQSNAPLRALFANRSVRLAYLASGVQLFAAGALPAWLPSYFNRYYAMPVDAAGRMAAIFLLICGCGMVLCGIASDRAAQGRPDRKILLASGYGFGSAVALSLALLLPPGLPQLVLLGIAMFLVAGTTGPAGAMVANLTPAALHGSAFATLTLAHNLLGLAPGPIATGRIADAVGLLDALRVLPAAAVIAALLFLAARRSYLADLAAVARQS